A genomic stretch from Shewanella woodyi ATCC 51908 includes:
- the glnE gene encoding bifunctional [glutamate--ammonia ligase]-adenylyl-L-tyrosine phosphorylase/[glutamate--ammonia-ligase] adenylyltransferase, translating to MENISNKPLSAIISEVADRYWQRINDVFPELANELTKEQGEELYRIMGLSDFIADQLCRHPQWILSLFNGELNNLSRSEFDKDLHGLLSECQSEDEANRVLRCYRNKQMVRLAWRDFLGYASLENSLLDLSALAEALIISARDWLYIQACKQYGTPMDSEGNPQPLIILGMGKLGGRELNFSSDIDLIFTFPEHGETQGGRRAIENQQFFIRMGQRLVNMLHQVTVDGFVYRVDMRLRPYGESGPLVVSFSGLEDYYQEQGRDWERYAMVKARALGPWTAFSDELHSMLRPFVYRRYIDFSAIESLRKMKQLITQEVRRRQLTDNIKLGAGGIREVEFVVQSFQLIRGGREPSLRQQSLFAAIDTLYQLGQLEYLAVDELKQSYLLLRRVENLLQGIGDQQTQTLPDSGLNWYRLCHCMGMASEAELRTHIESAMSKIHRHFIETVGGRTQDEGADLWTQQLWIAYEDDDAQTLIKEQMIDDPELWPQLKSWRETVANRSIGPRGRDTLDKLMPWLLREFTNLPTPSDALNSVSKVIDQILTRTTYLELLYENPGARQQLVSLCCASPWIAAQLAKFPMLLDELIDPTQLYDTTSLDDYGSELRQYLLRVPEEDMEQQMEALRQFKLSQQLKIAAADVTGVLPVSQVSDHLTLLSEAIIEQVVMQAWQQVTARHGVPAYLEEGVTGFAVIGYGKAGGIELGYGSDLDLVFLHSFSREKYPDQGETDGDRPIEVGHFYLKLAQRILHLFSTRTTSGELYEVDMRLRPSGASGLLVSEIEYFGEYQREEAWTWEHQALVRARFMFGSNGLSSRFSELRSEVLQLARDGSDLAKAVRDMRTKMRDHLLKVKTGHFDLKQSAGGIADIEFIAQYLVLANANQHNELSFWSDNIRIFTGLGELGILAHADVESLIQAYLFLRDESHRQTLQQKPGELPLDLVAEHANRVMDIYQRILVD from the coding sequence ATGGAAAACATCAGTAACAAGCCACTGTCTGCCATTATTTCTGAAGTTGCAGATCGTTACTGGCAACGCATTAACGACGTTTTCCCTGAACTTGCCAATGAGTTGACCAAGGAGCAGGGGGAGGAGCTTTATCGCATAATGGGTTTGAGTGATTTTATTGCCGATCAGTTATGCCGTCACCCTCAGTGGATACTCTCCCTTTTCAATGGTGAGCTCAATAACCTTTCACGTTCAGAGTTTGATAAAGATCTCCACGGCTTGTTAAGTGAGTGCCAGAGTGAAGATGAAGCTAACCGAGTTTTAAGATGCTATCGAAATAAGCAGATGGTGCGCCTAGCTTGGCGGGACTTTTTAGGTTATGCCTCATTAGAAAATTCATTACTGGATCTGTCTGCGCTAGCGGAAGCTCTGATTATCTCAGCCCGTGACTGGCTCTATATTCAGGCTTGTAAGCAGTATGGCACCCCAATGGACAGTGAGGGAAACCCTCAGCCTCTTATTATTCTAGGTATGGGGAAATTGGGAGGAAGGGAGCTGAACTTCTCCTCTGATATCGATCTTATCTTCACTTTTCCTGAGCATGGTGAGACTCAAGGGGGCCGAAGAGCGATTGAGAATCAGCAGTTCTTTATCCGTATGGGACAGCGTTTAGTTAATATGCTGCATCAAGTGACTGTGGACGGATTTGTCTACCGTGTTGATATGCGATTGCGCCCTTATGGTGAGAGTGGTCCCTTAGTTGTTAGCTTTAGTGGCCTTGAAGATTACTACCAAGAGCAAGGTAGAGATTGGGAGCGTTATGCCATGGTGAAAGCCAGAGCACTAGGGCCTTGGACCGCTTTCTCTGATGAGCTCCACTCTATGCTCAGGCCATTTGTCTATCGCCGCTATATCGATTTTTCGGCTATCGAGTCTCTGCGTAAGATGAAGCAGCTCATTACCCAAGAGGTGAGACGTCGCCAGCTCACCGATAACATTAAGTTGGGCGCGGGCGGGATCCGAGAAGTTGAGTTTGTGGTGCAAAGTTTTCAGCTTATTCGTGGAGGGCGTGAGCCTTCGTTGAGACAGCAGAGCTTGTTTGCTGCAATTGATACTTTATATCAGTTAGGCCAGTTAGAGTATTTGGCCGTTGATGAGCTTAAGCAGAGTTATTTGCTGCTGAGACGGGTTGAAAATCTGCTTCAGGGGATAGGGGATCAACAAACACAAACCTTGCCTGATAGTGGCTTGAACTGGTATCGATTATGCCACTGTATGGGCATGGCTTCTGAAGCTGAGTTGCGCACCCATATTGAATCGGCCATGAGTAAGATCCATCGTCACTTTATTGAGACTGTGGGTGGACGAACTCAAGACGAAGGAGCCGATCTTTGGACTCAGCAGTTGTGGATCGCCTATGAAGATGATGATGCGCAAACCTTGATTAAAGAGCAGATGATTGACGACCCAGAATTGTGGCCACAGCTCAAATCTTGGCGTGAGACGGTTGCTAATCGCAGTATCGGTCCAAGGGGCAGAGACACGCTGGACAAGCTGATGCCTTGGCTATTGAGAGAGTTTACTAATTTACCGACGCCCTCAGATGCACTCAACTCTGTTTCAAAAGTGATCGATCAGATCTTAACTCGTACGACCTACCTTGAGTTGCTCTATGAAAACCCTGGAGCGCGCCAACAGCTGGTGAGCCTGTGTTGTGCCAGTCCTTGGATTGCGGCTCAACTGGCTAAATTTCCCATGTTGCTCGATGAGCTTATCGATCCCACCCAGCTTTATGACACCACCTCTTTAGATGACTATGGCAGTGAGCTTAGGCAGTACCTTTTACGAGTGCCTGAGGAGGATATGGAACAGCAGATGGAAGCTTTGCGTCAATTTAAGCTGTCTCAGCAGTTAAAAATTGCCGCCGCAGATGTGACTGGTGTACTACCTGTGAGTCAGGTCAGCGATCATCTTACTCTTTTATCTGAGGCCATTATCGAACAGGTAGTGATGCAAGCTTGGCAACAGGTTACTGCCCGCCACGGTGTTCCCGCTTATTTAGAGGAGGGAGTCACCGGCTTCGCTGTGATTGGTTATGGTAAGGCGGGAGGGATAGAGCTGGGGTATGGCTCAGATCTCGATCTGGTTTTCCTGCATAGTTTTTCTCGGGAAAAATATCCAGATCAAGGGGAAACAGATGGTGATCGCCCCATTGAGGTTGGGCACTTCTATCTTAAATTGGCTCAGCGGATTCTTCATTTATTCTCAACTCGGACCACGTCGGGTGAGCTCTATGAGGTGGATATGCGACTAAGACCATCGGGGGCCTCAGGCTTATTGGTCAGTGAGATTGAGTACTTTGGTGAGTATCAACGTGAAGAGGCGTGGACATGGGAGCACCAGGCTCTGGTTCGTGCTCGCTTTATGTTTGGTAGTAATGGATTATCTAGCCGTTTTAGTGAGTTGAGATCTGAAGTGTTACAGCTTGCAAGAGATGGGTCTGACTTAGCTAAAGCAGTAAGGGATATGCGTACTAAGATGCGTGATCACCTGCTGAAAGTAAAAACTGGCCATTTTGATCTAAAACAGAGCGCTGGCGGGATAGCCGATATTGAGTTTATTGCTCAGTATCTGGTACTGGCCAATGCCAATCAACATAATGAGCTTTCATTTTGGTCAGATAACATTCGTATCTTTACTGGGTTAGGCGAGCTGGGAATATTGGCCCATGCAGATGTTGAGTCTCTCATACAAGCATACCTATTTCTTCGTGATGAGAGCCATAGGCAGACATTGCAACAAAAGCCCGGTGAGCTACCTTTAGACTTGGTTGCTGAACATGCTAATCGTGTAATGGATATCTATCAGAGGATCTTAGTAGATTAG
- a CDS encoding outer membrane beta-barrel protein produces MKPITNRSQCGAMAPDYLTFSVISLPKKRVKAPYCLLKPVKEKTVFPLFWLCLLACLLLCNTVMAADVSREIRDYYLQQILEGSDHTQDDGATHLGLEFRIKGEGDKFEIGYTSRSNWQLGFEQIALGRDNFLFSELPVLALNEWKSLAQEVGEYEGWGAKLGYRYELTPRLSSSIHLGGFNWKQYSHDNLNQWYGEQSGISPYGGVGLEYTLNANASFRFNWQHFELNSDCFDDFAIRLDYRF; encoded by the coding sequence ATGAAACCCATTACAAATCGTTCTCAATGTGGAGCAATGGCTCCTGATTATCTGACCTTCAGTGTTATCTCTTTGCCTAAAAAGAGAGTTAAAGCTCCCTATTGCCTCCTTAAACCAGTGAAAGAGAAAACGGTTTTTCCCCTTTTTTGGTTGTGCCTATTGGCTTGTCTATTGTTGTGTAACACTGTGATGGCGGCCGATGTCAGTCGGGAGATTAGGGACTACTACCTTCAACAGATACTTGAGGGCAGTGATCATACTCAAGATGACGGCGCTACTCACTTAGGACTGGAGTTTCGAATTAAGGGGGAGGGAGATAAGTTTGAGATCGGTTACACCAGTCGCTCAAATTGGCAATTGGGGTTTGAACAGATCGCACTTGGCAGAGATAACTTTTTATTCTCTGAGCTGCCAGTGTTAGCGCTTAATGAGTGGAAAAGCTTAGCTCAGGAAGTTGGGGAGTATGAAGGTTGGGGAGCCAAATTGGGTTATCGTTATGAGCTAACTCCTCGATTATCAAGCTCCATCCATTTGGGAGGGTTTAATTGGAAGCAATACTCCCATGATAATCTGAATCAGTGGTATGGAGAGCAAAGCGGGATATCTCCCTATGGGGGAGTTGGTTTGGAGTACACGTTAAATGCTAATGCCAGCTTTCGATTCAATTGGCAGCACTTCGAGTTGAATAGTGACTGTTTTGATGATTTTGCTATCAGGCTCGATTATCGATTTTAG
- a CDS encoding ABC transporter permease — MESSIDIGWWQLTAFMSVLLIPLAINLKLQLKLGREISIAVIRMTVQLILVGLYLEFLFSLNSLFINSLWLSIMVLIGASAIITGAKLPKRALYLPVLTGLVIGVAPLMLILLLLLLKPQPLYSAQYLIPLAGMLLGNCLSGNIVALQRLFNALDEKKMEYEGILALGGTPYQGAFPFLQSALSQSLAPILASMTSMGLVTLPGMMTGQILGGSDPMLAVKYQLIILVAIFVTLTVSVTISLTLSIKRSITDTGLIKIKQLRLSHQRDKQI; from the coding sequence ATGGAATCGAGCATAGATATTGGCTGGTGGCAACTCACTGCTTTTATGTCAGTGCTACTTATCCCTCTAGCGATAAATCTTAAACTGCAACTAAAGCTAGGGCGGGAGATATCCATAGCCGTGATCCGCATGACGGTTCAACTTATCCTTGTCGGTCTCTACCTAGAGTTCCTTTTCTCTCTAAACAGCCTATTCATCAATAGTTTATGGTTGAGTATTATGGTGCTTATCGGCGCCAGCGCTATTATCACCGGGGCTAAACTTCCCAAACGAGCGCTTTATCTACCTGTGCTGACAGGTCTTGTCATAGGGGTCGCCCCTCTTATGCTGATCTTGCTTTTACTACTGTTAAAACCACAACCTCTCTATAGTGCCCAATACTTAATTCCACTGGCAGGTATGTTGTTAGGTAACTGCTTAAGCGGCAATATTGTTGCCCTACAACGCTTATTTAATGCTCTTGACGAGAAGAAGATGGAGTATGAGGGGATACTTGCTTTAGGAGGCACACCTTACCAAGGGGCCTTCCCCTTTCTGCAATCTGCACTATCTCAATCCTTGGCTCCTATACTGGCCTCGATGACCAGTATGGGGTTGGTGACCCTACCGGGTATGATGACAGGACAAATTTTAGGGGGAAGCGATCCCATGTTAGCAGTGAAATATCAGCTGATTATTCTGGTGGCGATTTTTGTGACCTTAACGGTCTCAGTCACTATATCTTTAACCCTGTCCATTAAGAGGAGCATCACTGACACAGGTTTAATAAAGATAAAACAGCTAAGATTGAGTCACCAAAGGGATAAGCAAATCTAG
- a CDS encoding methyl-accepting chemotaxis protein, with protein sequence MNKFSLKAKLIGSAGFLLFLLIFSSGFAIYSMNKIGIELEAIAEQDIPLTEKLAAITTHQLEQAIQFERAMHYGSILQLEESAAAKLQKAIKQFDHGNEEIESEISLAKSMSKNAMINATGASLAEFESLNLGLKKIDVEHKSFVKHAHEVFDLLNQGQRHAAEVLAEQVALEEEKLDNELKILLSEISQFTETSAKHAENYEHNAIFMLTIIAAVSVLFGIITSWFTTTTIINGLRAAITTASGDLSQKIEVTSKDEIGELLTAMNDMRQKLLTLFSDIAEMTVQLSTAAEEVSVVTAQTSSTIEAQRDETAQVATAMNELTTTSRDVANNIAQTADSATQVSEQTVKGTKVVEQVIEQINELAEQLEGSAHAIGEVESQSSAITSMLEVIRGIAEQTNLLALNAAIEAARAGEQGRGFAVVADEVRTLATRTQQSTEEINEIIGKLQSGTSKAVSVMDQSQAQSKVAVDLASHSGDSLSLIAQAMDNINQMSAQIASASEEQCAVSEEVNRNIDKIHNMSIELSTGATQTAQAGQELAEISVRLQSQVAQFQT encoded by the coding sequence ATGAATAAATTTTCACTCAAGGCTAAATTAATAGGAAGTGCTGGTTTTCTGTTATTCCTACTCATTTTCAGCTCAGGGTTCGCTATCTACTCCATGAATAAAATTGGTATTGAGCTTGAGGCCATTGCCGAGCAGGATATTCCTCTTACTGAAAAGCTTGCGGCCATTACCACCCACCAGCTTGAGCAAGCAATACAGTTTGAACGTGCCATGCATTACGGCAGTATTTTACAACTTGAGGAGAGTGCTGCGGCCAAATTACAAAAAGCAATCAAGCAGTTTGACCATGGAAATGAAGAGATAGAGAGTGAAATCTCATTAGCCAAGAGCATGAGCAAAAATGCCATGATTAATGCTACCGGAGCAAGCTTAGCTGAGTTTGAATCTCTAAATCTTGGACTTAAAAAAATAGATGTCGAGCATAAAAGCTTTGTTAAGCACGCCCATGAAGTCTTTGATTTACTCAATCAAGGCCAGAGACATGCGGCTGAGGTCCTTGCAGAGCAAGTAGCACTTGAGGAAGAGAAATTAGACAACGAGCTTAAAATCCTACTTAGTGAAATCAGTCAGTTTACAGAAACCAGTGCCAAGCACGCAGAGAATTACGAGCACAATGCTATCTTTATGCTCACCATCATAGCCGCAGTTAGTGTTCTGTTTGGTATCATCACCAGCTGGTTCACCACCACTACCATTATTAATGGGCTCCGCGCTGCGATTACCACAGCATCAGGGGATCTAAGCCAAAAAATTGAAGTGACTAGTAAAGATGAGATAGGTGAGCTTTTAACTGCCATGAACGATATGAGACAGAAGCTATTAACTCTCTTCTCCGACATCGCCGAGATGACAGTACAACTATCAACCGCTGCCGAAGAGGTCTCTGTGGTCACGGCGCAAACTAGCTCCACGATAGAGGCACAACGTGATGAGACTGCTCAGGTAGCCACTGCCATGAATGAGCTAACAACCACCAGCCGAGATGTCGCCAACAACATAGCTCAAACAGCCGACTCCGCAACTCAAGTCTCAGAACAAACGGTAAAAGGCACAAAAGTTGTGGAGCAGGTGATAGAGCAGATCAATGAACTTGCCGAGCAATTAGAGGGATCGGCTCATGCTATCGGAGAAGTAGAGAGTCAAAGCAGTGCCATCACCTCGATGTTAGAAGTAATAAGGGGAATAGCCGAACAAACTAACCTATTGGCACTCAATGCAGCCATAGAGGCAGCCCGTGCAGGTGAACAGGGACGCGGTTTTGCAGTGGTTGCCGATGAAGTGAGAACCCTTGCCACTCGGACCCAGCAATCTACCGAAGAGATAAATGAGATAATTGGTAAATTACAGTCTGGTACCAGCAAAGCCGTTTCAGTTATGGATCAAAGTCAGGCACAGTCAAAAGTAGCCGTTGATTTGGCAAGTCACTCAGGGGATTCTCTTAGCTTAATTGCACAAGCAATGGATAACATCAATCAGATGAGCGCGCAAATCGCCTCGGCCTCAGAGGAGCAATGTGCAGTTTCAGAAGAGGTAAACCGCAATATAGATAAGATACACAATATGTCTATCGAACTCTCAACCGGAGCGACTCAAACCGCTCAAGCGGGTCAAGAACTAGCAGAGATAAGTGTTCGCCTGCAATCACAAGTGGCACAATTTCAAACTTAA
- a CDS encoding DUF6351 family protein, whose amino-acid sequence MIKQSLTSLLLFCTLLTACEPDPLVRRQVKGIAPMGSEKPILAVEKHISLTPRPEESFSFPIPLGGIGPVDALYAGERQYPFYCMTIDAGLGQPIVDNQNGDGVTIYDDNNQPIGFSKDCLITSRIDYFYAKTGTDIIQDYDINNPPARELIATTNINGVEVPEIFRLERGSINRYIYYMMMLVPQNSIGDRMAKDYWNQKLIYQFKGGASIGFRQGRMGAHRFINRRHSLLRQGYAVIGSSGNNTSYSYNMLLAEDTARRVKKQFTSLYGDPLYTLGIGGSGGALAQYLIAQNSTGILDGLMPIYSYPDMVSQSIFLLDCDLLQHYFNVTDNSNEKWRDWEQREKIEGMNGINDFDHPYTFLVPLNQMIAGAWPSMPNGSSECVYSWFIAATFFYNPKQGFVKPYFSDEVKEQVNWTYWQDLAQIYGTDKHGFARTTWGNEGVQYGLVALRKGEISIEEFIKLNQYIGSWVPQNKMKKESAITPFGMRFPLWLSLWSRNNITEPSPHTAKRKPADPKAIVNGYRYGQVFIGKAELPILEIRHYLEDDLNMHHTSASFESRLRIQDYQGHNDNQVIWVSHKEHTPIDEGVDYLDRWLMTIIDSDDKDPVNAKPESLRDTCLNNKGEVLYEGESVWDGEWNNRPTGPCSQVYPIYSNIRVQAGGPWAGSIFKCGQISISQAIKQGVYGSVSMSPYQKQLETIFPDGVCDYSQGDIARPNMGLTPSLQARESTTDLKEQTGNEPLRIEQ is encoded by the coding sequence ATGATCAAACAAAGCCTCACATCTCTTTTGTTATTCTGCACACTACTAACCGCATGTGAGCCAGATCCTCTTGTGCGTCGCCAGGTCAAAGGCATAGCCCCCATGGGCAGTGAAAAGCCTATTCTAGCAGTAGAGAAACATATCAGCTTAACACCAAGGCCTGAGGAGAGTTTCTCTTTCCCGATCCCTTTAGGAGGTATAGGCCCCGTTGATGCTTTATATGCTGGCGAACGCCAATACCCCTTTTACTGCATGACGATAGATGCGGGTTTAGGTCAACCCATTGTCGATAACCAGAATGGGGATGGTGTCACCATCTATGATGATAATAATCAGCCTATTGGCTTCAGTAAAGATTGCTTAATCACATCACGGATCGATTACTTCTACGCAAAAACTGGCACAGATATCATTCAAGATTATGATATCAACAATCCACCAGCGAGAGAGCTAATAGCCACAACCAATATCAATGGGGTTGAAGTACCGGAGATTTTTCGCCTTGAGAGAGGCAGTATCAACCGCTACATCTACTACATGATGATGCTAGTGCCCCAAAACAGCATAGGGGACAGAATGGCTAAGGATTATTGGAATCAAAAACTAATCTACCAATTTAAAGGTGGTGCCAGTATCGGATTTCGTCAGGGGCGAATGGGGGCTCATAGGTTTATCAACCGTCGCCACTCTCTGTTAAGGCAAGGCTATGCCGTCATTGGCTCTAGCGGTAACAACACCAGTTACAGCTACAATATGTTACTTGCTGAGGACACTGCCAGACGAGTAAAGAAGCAGTTTACCTCACTCTATGGTGATCCCCTCTATACCTTAGGCATTGGTGGCTCTGGTGGTGCACTGGCACAATATCTAATCGCGCAAAACAGCACAGGTATTCTCGACGGCTTAATGCCTATCTATAGCTACCCTGACATGGTGTCACAATCAATATTTCTACTCGATTGTGACCTTCTCCAACACTACTTTAATGTCACAGATAACAGTAACGAGAAATGGCGGGACTGGGAACAGAGGGAGAAGATAGAGGGGATGAATGGCATCAATGATTTCGACCATCCCTATACCTTTTTGGTCCCTCTCAATCAGATGATAGCTGGTGCTTGGCCATCGATGCCAAATGGCAGTAGCGAATGTGTTTACTCCTGGTTTATCGCAGCAACCTTCTTCTACAACCCTAAACAGGGCTTTGTAAAACCTTACTTTTCTGACGAGGTAAAAGAGCAGGTAAACTGGACCTACTGGCAAGACTTAGCTCAAATATATGGCACCGATAAACATGGTTTTGCCCGCACTACTTGGGGCAATGAAGGGGTGCAATATGGACTGGTCGCCTTAAGAAAGGGTGAGATCAGCATCGAAGAGTTTATCAAGCTTAACCAATATATCGGTTCTTGGGTGCCACAAAATAAGATGAAAAAAGAGAGTGCTATCACTCCTTTTGGCATGAGGTTTCCACTCTGGCTAAGCCTTTGGAGCCGAAACAATATCACAGAACCCTCTCCCCACACGGCTAAAAGAAAACCTGCCGATCCAAAGGCTATCGTGAACGGTTACCGCTATGGACAAGTGTTTATCGGTAAAGCTGAGTTACCTATTTTAGAGATCCGTCACTACCTAGAGGACGACCTTAATATGCACCATACCTCAGCCTCCTTTGAGAGCCGTTTGAGGATACAAGATTATCAAGGTCATAATGATAACCAAGTGATCTGGGTTTCTCACAAAGAGCACACTCCCATAGATGAAGGCGTCGACTATTTAGATCGTTGGCTTATGACCATCATCGACTCAGATGACAAAGATCCGGTAAATGCTAAACCTGAGTCCCTGCGTGATACCTGCTTAAATAACAAAGGAGAGGTATTGTATGAGGGGGAGAGTGTTTGGGATGGCGAATGGAACAACCGCCCTACAGGCCCCTGCAGTCAGGTTTACCCTATCTACAGCAATATTCGAGTGCAAGCTGGTGGTCCTTGGGCTGGCAGTATCTTCAAATGTGGACAGATCTCAATCTCACAAGCGATAAAACAGGGGGTTTACGGCTCAGTCTCTATGTCGCCCTACCAGAAGCAGTTAGAAACTATTTTCCCAGATGGCGTCTGTGACTACTCTCAAGGAGACATCGCCAGACCTAATATGGGATTAACTCCAAGTCTGCAAGCACGAGAAAGCACTACAGATTTAAAAGAGCAAACGGGCAACGAACCACTGAGAATAGAGCAGTAA
- the zapE gene encoding cell division protein ZapE translates to MSLSPLERYQYKLTQSDFADDPVQRHSVTQLELLYQALKVPSSQKTLGLYLWGDVGRGKTMLMDLFCDAAVELLDQPPLRLHFHRFMARIHKEMIRESGNTDPLKRIAKRIASETRLICFDEFFVSDIGDAMILGTLFSALFELDVLLVATSNIPIARLYENGLQRQRFEPTIRLLAQHTQEIHLNGEHDHRLRHLNYHQTYFLEPKSDFSTLFEQLSSDSVSSKQPLMILGRPIEVIKANQKQAWLDFDALCNGPRSQLDYIELASRFEVILLSDIPPLGGEPRGWIRARGTEDGCQATQTGERQLNYAVNDDPARRFISLVDELYDQGVALYLSASVALEELYIGGALSFEFRRTYSRLTEMQSLEYLSFKTL, encoded by the coding sequence ATGAGTCTCTCGCCACTTGAGCGCTATCAATACAAGCTCACTCAATCAGACTTTGCCGATGATCCTGTTCAGCGTCATAGCGTTACTCAGCTAGAACTTCTTTATCAAGCCCTTAAAGTCCCCTCTTCTCAAAAAACTTTGGGGCTCTATCTTTGGGGCGATGTAGGTCGCGGCAAAACCATGTTGATGGACCTTTTCTGTGACGCAGCTGTAGAACTGTTAGATCAGCCTCCTCTTAGGCTGCACTTTCACCGCTTTATGGCCCGTATACATAAGGAGATGATACGGGAATCCGGCAACACAGACCCCTTAAAGCGAATCGCTAAGCGTATCGCCTCTGAAACTAGGCTTATCTGCTTTGATGAGTTTTTTGTTTCAGATATTGGTGATGCCATGATCTTAGGTACCCTCTTTAGCGCCCTTTTTGAGCTCGATGTGCTACTTGTTGCAACCTCAAATATCCCCATTGCACGCCTGTATGAAAATGGCCTACAGAGACAGAGATTTGAGCCCACCATCAGATTGCTAGCGCAGCATACTCAAGAGATACACCTTAATGGAGAGCATGATCACCGACTTAGGCATCTGAACTACCATCAAACCTATTTTCTCGAACCCAAGTCAGATTTCTCCACTCTGTTCGAACAATTAAGCTCAGACTCTGTTAGCAGTAAGCAACCACTAATGATCTTAGGCAGGCCCATTGAGGTTATTAAAGCCAACCAAAAACAGGCTTGGCTCGATTTTGACGCCCTGTGTAATGGCCCACGCTCACAGCTAGATTATATCGAGCTAGCTAGCCGCTTTGAGGTTATCCTGCTTAGTGATATTCCCCCCCTTGGCGGTGAACCCAGAGGCTGGATCCGTGCCCGTGGCACAGAGGATGGTTGCCAAGCTACTCAAACGGGTGAGAGGCAACTCAATTATGCGGTAAACGACGATCCTGCAAGGCGATTTATCAGCCTAGTCGATGAGCTTTACGATCAAGGAGTCGCGCTCTACCTTAGCGCCTCAGTGGCACTTGAGGAGCTCTATATTGGTGGAGCACTCAGCTTTGAATTTAGACGAACTTATAGCCGCTTAACAGAGATGCAATCACTTGAGTATTTAAGTTTTAAAACCCTGTAA
- a CDS encoding OmpA family protein: MLRVGFNLLLAASVIFSYQALAETQLFKPLAEAKVDEKANRHFSHYPLLTGLDKSKYLTEQVSGKLSRISYELPVSFEPIHVVNNYKTQIIKLDGTLLFECTGKECGKKDKLQKQIRPLNTIPKNQPALLTAKLTLDKKQLYLSLYAASWHKGTSLQLDTVEVIPEPLDLIEVNQAYLGSEIAQTQFKDRSNKDERNSKDHPMIKRLPGAYITDYEQYDFGQTKVITGINKKKHQVKTLEGRITDISYDLPRNYSEYEVNANYKVALTQLGFTPLFNCQGKECGGKSKVYQNIKTLAHIGRDESQFYSLYRLERPQGNVYAMTYIIGFEDGLWGEIKLIEETQLIDDRVAIDLEGLTDKMAETGHVALDGLLFEFDSDKMLPEAKAVVKVVASYLKSHPKQRFYVIGHTDDQGKQSYNQLLSDKRAKAVVKQLTTAHQIPKDQLTGKGVGEYSPVANNSNEAGQKLNRRVELVLRSDQQ; the protein is encoded by the coding sequence ATGTTACGTGTTGGTTTTAACCTACTACTGGCAGCAAGTGTCATCTTCAGCTATCAAGCCTTAGCTGAAACACAACTTTTCAAGCCTTTAGCTGAAGCAAAAGTGGATGAAAAAGCTAATCGACACTTTAGTCATTATCCACTTCTCACAGGCCTTGATAAGAGCAAGTATTTGACAGAGCAAGTTAGCGGCAAGCTCTCTCGTATCTCCTATGAACTACCTGTTAGCTTTGAGCCAATTCACGTGGTCAATAACTATAAAACTCAAATAATCAAACTAGACGGTACACTGCTCTTTGAATGCACAGGGAAGGAGTGTGGAAAGAAAGATAAATTACAAAAACAGATCCGCCCACTGAATACCATTCCTAAAAATCAGCCAGCCCTACTCACAGCTAAGTTAACCTTAGATAAAAAACAGTTGTATCTATCACTCTATGCCGCCAGTTGGCACAAGGGGACGAGCTTGCAACTCGATACCGTTGAAGTCATCCCAGAGCCACTGGATCTGATTGAAGTTAACCAAGCATATCTTGGTAGTGAAATAGCTCAAACCCAATTTAAAGACAGGTCCAATAAAGATGAGCGTAACAGTAAAGACCATCCGATGATTAAGCGTCTACCTGGTGCCTATATTACGGATTATGAGCAGTATGACTTTGGCCAAACCAAAGTCATCACAGGCATTAATAAGAAAAAGCACCAAGTTAAAACCCTTGAGGGCCGAATCACCGATATTAGTTATGATCTCCCCCGTAACTACTCAGAATATGAGGTTAATGCAAACTATAAAGTAGCCCTAACTCAACTAGGTTTTACCCCACTATTTAACTGCCAAGGAAAGGAGTGTGGCGGAAAAAGTAAGGTTTATCAAAATATAAAAACATTAGCGCATATCGGCAGGGACGAGAGTCAATTTTATAGCCTTTATAGACTAGAACGTCCACAGGGTAATGTTTATGCAATGACTTATATCATCGGCTTTGAAGATGGATTATGGGGCGAGATAAAACTGATTGAAGAAACGCAACTTATCGATGATAGAGTCGCCATTGATCTTGAAGGCCTGACAGACAAAATGGCCGAAACAGGCCATGTAGCGCTCGATGGGTTACTGTTTGAGTTTGACAGCGATAAGATGCTTCCCGAAGCCAAAGCTGTTGTAAAAGTGGTGGCAAGTTACCTTAAATCTCACCCTAAACAGCGTTTTTATGTTATCGGACACACAGATGATCAAGGTAAACAGAGCTACAACCAGCTATTGTCAGATAAACGAGCAAAAGCGGTTGTAAAGCAGCTTACAACTGCACATCAAATCCCTAAAGATCAGCTAACGGGTAAGGGAGTGGGCGAATACTCCCCCGTTGCCAACAACAGCAATGAAGCGGGCCAAAAACTTAATCGGCGTGTTGAATTGGTACTGAGATCCGATCAGCAATAA